The stretch of DNA AACCGTATGAAGACTATCCTCATCTCAAACTTGATTATAACAAATCACCCCTCAgctctcaacctcatcttcatcgacagTACATACCACATACAGCATATCGATCAATGCTAATGCTAAGAAGGCACTTCAACCAGAAGTGGAAGCGGAAGCGTCACTCCCACCTTGGGAGTTATCATCGAATGTAAAATCAGCTTGAAATTCAGCTAAAGCCAATTCCTCTTGCAATTCTTCCCAATCGATTTTACCAGATTGTTGGTCTTCAAAATACTGCGTAGCTGCCCTTTCCTCGTCTGTAATGTAGTAATGGGAAGAAAAGTCCGTGTCTGTTTGAGTCTATAGACCGGTAGGTAGTTCAGCGGTTGGATTTGACATTTCACATCTAGTGTATCAGGTATGCGGTTGGGGAACTGTAGAAGAGGACTATAAAAGGTATAGACTTTCACTCACATAGTTCCCGTTCGTTGATGAGTTTGACATGATGATAATTCGTGTCGGTATGGAGATTGTGATTTGTTTTTGGAGAATGCTGAAAGACACAAAATGTTAGTTATCAACCCCGATACCATTACCTACACTATATTCAAGGAAGCCGATCAAGGTACCAACGTGAGAAAAGATCGAGATCAAGATCCAACTTACCGTTGGTGAGATGAAATAATTTTGGAttgtagatgttgatgtatgTGTCCGTGGACAGCCATACAAGATCGTTGAGAGAGATACTCGCCTCTttatatctttcttcgaCTCGGTCATCCTTGGAGTCAGGTTCACAGCCAGGTGGACGAACCTTTGTGTCATAGAGCTTGAATCGTTTCATGAGTTCCACACGACAATGATCCTTTCATAAGAAATATTTCCTTCCTTTTGGCAAAAGCTAGCCACGCTTCAGTAAGCCCGTCGTGATGTCAGAAACTGATGCGTAGGATCAAAGGTTCTGTTAACAATGAATCTTCGGCTTTCCCGTGGGCGCAATGAATCCTTTTTACGTATTGCATCATATGAAGTTAGACCTGAACGATATGAGGCATGAGTCCCCTAGGGATGCTGGAGAAAGGTGACGGAGCTGAGTCGAATGGATCAACTCAGCTGGCGGGTCTCCCGTTCCCGACATCGTGTCTAAGCCAATCTCCTCCTTTGACCATATCTCCTCCCTTCATTCATACTATCCTCCTTattcctctccctccctcgGCCACCACCCGTTCCCctacttctacctctacctcgACCTCGATGCCACGTATCAACACCATCCCCCAACCTCCCACCATATCCTGAATCAACATGTTCCTTCTTGCCTATCAATTCAGCTTTATTCAACAAGAACTTCCATAGACTCTCTACCAATGATCgatctttaccttctatcCAGTCTaatgtgattgatgagtaATCCTTAGCTGTTAAGGGTGGTATGAATCGGATTCTAGCTTTGAATAATGGTTTTGCAGGTTCCTTCTGACGTTCGTTACCtttttcatcctctccttgTTCATCAAATTGTCCAGCCTGACGTGCTAAGGCTCTTCGAGCAGCTCTTGACCAAGTATTATTTATGGGTTCCATTACGACGTCGTTTCCCTCCTCGTCTCCATCTATTGGCTCATAATGCAGCGAGATATTCTGGAGCACATCCACTACTTTCTGCCTAAGTTCTTCGATCGGTATAGCCGGCTGAGGCTTATGTGTAAACGTGTTCGGCTGAGGGATTAGTCGAGAAAAGGAGGTGTTGGGAATGACCTCTTCTGGTCTAGCGATATTCTGCAGTTGTAATACCGTCAATGCAGAAGTCAGCTATGAGTCCAAGTTCGTGACCTGAATGAGTAGCTCACATCTGGAATACGGAGTGACGAATGCGACCAACCCAATATCCATCTGGTGGTTTTCGACTGTTTGATACCTTTCAATAGGTAATTGTCAATCTGTAATGtatagaagagaaggaggagatgagcaAACACTGATTCCTATAAGCAGCATGTAGCTCACATACCTTGTTCTGTCTGAGAAGTTCCACTAAGGCTGACAAGGAAGCGTATTTGCCTATCAAGGTCGTGTACCACCTGACGAAAGCTTATCAGTTACACACACTGTTCCAAAGAATAGCTGACTGACCGACATCTCTCGCCGATCTTCAGactctcttctatcatcttaCCCACAAAAGCTACTTCTCCTCCTGGTGTGATCAATTCGTTATTGGCAGCTGTCGGTGCCTACTaaaatgatcagctcaaactATCTTCAGGATAGAGGTCATATATGGTACATTAGTACATACCGCATGAGCACCCAGTTCTTTGCCTTCTTGGCCCTCCcttatctcttcctctgatccGAAGAACGGTGGATTACATATCGTCAAATCCCATTCTTGCACTTCGTCATCTAATATGGGGAATAAGATGGGTCCTGAGAAAGGTGCACGTAAcacattgatggatgatattgagatgAGGTTTTGCGAGAGTACCGAGAGGGAGTGTTCATGCGATACTTGGTCGATTTCTACCGCCCCATTGGAATGTGAGCTACAAATCACTTTATGGAACTAGCTCACCTGTTGCTGTTATTCTGGCATTGGGCCTCAGTCGATGAAGTAGTATAGGATAAATCGCTGTAGCGCCTGTACCTCTATACCTTTGTTAGCTGATATGCTCTCTCTCAAATCAAGATGTAGCTCACATATCCAGTACACGCAGTGGTGTTGAGGAAAATGACGAGGGCAGGTACGGTTCCAGGTCGAGCACATGAAGGAGGTAATCGAGCCTGGATATGCGTTCATCAGCTCACAATCCGTATATCTCATGAGGTGTAAAGCTGACCTATTGGTTAGCTATAACATGTTTTGTCAGCTACAACCTGATAGCGCAAAAGATGACGATCAAGCTCACAGTAGGACACAACCTATCTTCCCGTAAATCCACAtccaaatcccaatcctctttcaacaaGCACTTTGTCAATGAACGTAAGGCCGAGGGGTCTTGGAAGTCTATAGACGCAGAACCCTCCTCGGACACTGTGACACTATAGATATACAAGTTAGCATACACGTTCATGGAAGGGAGGAAAGTCAGACAGAAAGAAGAGCGGCGTAACTCACTACTGAGCGAAGTCGGGAAAGCGGGAAGCCAATCTGGCGAAACTAGGTTTCTTGGTTAAATATGGATTGTCCCGATGCATCTTGCAGAAGCACAAGAGTTATCGAGCCTGGaccgaggaggaagaagagaagtaaGGGTAGGAACGTGGTATGAGTGAAATGTGGAATGTGGAATGAAGAACAACGAGATTCGATGTTCTTAAACACGAAAATGGACGACCTCCACTTCGGTACCGCAGAATGCAAATTGGCAGTAGTGACATAAATGCATCAAAAACGAGTCATCGAGATATAAAAATACATATTCTACCCTCCTCCCCCCTATGTTCAATCAACTATGAGCCCTCTTAgcagcctcttcctccttatgCAATTGTTCAGCTTCCTTCAACCTCCTAGCGAAATCAGAcactttcatcctttcctccttcctcagCGGGTATGCCCCTCCTGGTCCAGTACTACTTTCGCCCTCTCTCGATAGGGATGACGGAGCATCTACAGCAGTAGATAGTGATTCGGGTAAGGATGTGGGGAAATCGGTTTCGATTTTAGGAGGAGCATTTTCAGGTATAGTGaatcgagaggaagatgcgtTTTTGGGTGGTTTGGGCACGTCGAGACGTCCTGGATAATATGTATCGGCAGGTATCTCACCTATGAACCATACAATATGATCAATATATTTCAAACGATTGTTAGTGTACATGATTCATGGTACGTGATTGACTTACCAAGAGCGATTCGATTCTTAATATAGTTAGCTTGCTGTTGATCATTCGTAAATGCTACTCcaccatatatcatcaatgCTATCACCGTAGCGCCCTGAGCACTATTTATAGCGGAACATTATTCAATCAGTTGTTGGGAAATATCACTCATGAAAGGCAACGGCAACCTCACTATACACGTAATCGCAAGAACTGATTGAACTTGTTTCTGTTCCCCTTTCTCAAGTGATACGTAGCTCCCAATAACGCACCAACAGTAGCGAGACATCCTATATCAGTACAGCCCGTCAGCTTTGCTATACTACATTGACACCTCCTGACAAGCTGTGATGAGCTATTTTTGTACTAACCTATCGGCACAAAAGGTTGCTCTTTACATTTCCTAGTGATGAAATCGGTGAAAGAGACTTTATTGGTAGATTGAACCGGTATAGACATGGTGACTCGGTGTATTTATAGCTTCTTCTTTATGACGGATACGTATTGTTGTACTCGATGCTAGTCCTTGTGATATGTTGATAGCCAGTTGAGATAGCAGATACTCTAGTATGAGTGATGAGATTTCGAAATATCATCTCAGATAATCGGAATACAAGCAGATGTAATGACGATCGGATCAAGTCACCCGTTGATAACACACGTGACACACTCCTCTGGGATATCCACATCATGCTGATCGGTAATCTATCTCAGTTGATGTGTCGATCCGTTGAAAAGTTGTATCTCAGAGAGAGACAGAGTAACAGCAGCGATCCATTTTGTCATTCTGTCAACCATAAGCGACGAATACTGAAGAACAAAGTAACACACCATGGCCGACATATCCAAAACCAACAATTTCATATCCTGGCTACGATCGAAGGGAGGTCACTTCCATGAATCAGCCGAACTCAAAGTGAGTTACCTGTACCTCACACCGAATCCAAAGGAgatatgatgttgatgatcctCAGGTAGATCCCGAAACTGGCTTATCACCCTTCTCAACTTTTTCGATAGGACCTGATGAGAGATTAGTCTCTTGTCCTTTTGATTTAGCTATCACTTCGGAATTAGCTACTCAGGCGATATGCGAGATTGCGAATGTCGCGGAGGAGCAGCTTGTATGGCCTGCTGAGTCTAGTAGGCAGGGTGAAAAGTGGAATGCGAGGATGGGGATAGGTGCTTATCTGGGATTACATTGGATATATCAAGAGAAACTTTCAGAAGACTCGTGAGTCAGCTGCGTCATCGTACTGAATGACCAGAGCTGATGAAACTtgatttgatcagatcattcCCACCTGCTTTACAGCATTTGGAGTATCTGGAATCCTTACCCCCACCGACAAGTCTCACCACTCCTCTGTACTTCTCACCTGCCGAATTGGAATTGCTAAAGGGAAGTACATTATATGGAGGAGTCAAAGCACGTCAGGAAGAGTGGAAAGCGGAATGTGAAGTCGTGAGGAATATactgaaagaggatggattGACATGGTGAGCTAAATACGCTTGTGGACTCTGGGGTCTGAAGCTTACTCCTGCTGGTTGTCGGCTGCAGGGATAGATACCTAGCAACGTCTACATACATGTCATCGAGATCATTCCCATCGATATTACTTCATATACCTGATCAAGCCGATTCCCAGACTCacgaagcgaagaaagaagttggagatgaggatgagggatcgCAACCTGTGTTATTACCAGGATTAGATCTGTTCAATCGTAAGTCGAATTAGCACTCCAACCTTTAAAGTGCAGAGGGACTTACACTCGCAAATGTAGATTCCCGCGGTCAACCTATCCTGTGGCTTTCATCCCTTATCCCCTCGACTACTTCCTCAGCGCAACCCATACCGTCCATCTCCCTAGTTTCCGCCCAGCCTACCGAACAAAATGTTCAGCTATATAACAACTACGGGCCCAAGTCCAATGAAGAGTTGTTACTAGGGTATGGATTCGTCataccttccaatcctgACGACACTCTCACTTTGAAATTGGGTATATCTAATATACCCCTTGGGAAACTCGATAAGCTAAAGAGCAAAGGGTTAGATCCTGATAGACGCTTCGATTTGAGGAAGGATGGTGAGATGGACAAGAACTTACTGGAGATACTCAGAATAGTATTGAAcgaacatgatcatcatgatcatgaacatgaggagatagatgaagaggatgaacatgCGTTACATGCTcaggaggaaagggagatgcAGTTGGAATTGGACGTGCTGGGCATGTTGGGtgggatgttggatgataaACTTGAGAAATTACAGGAAAAGCATGAAGAGAAGGACTGTCATGGCAAAGTTAGAGAAGAGATTAGAAAGATGTGTGAGGTATACAaacaaggtgagtggttAGTATGGTATATCGATGGCATCGAGCTGATATAGTATGGTGTAATCTGTGGTTTCCAGGTCAAATTGATATACTCAATACGGCGATGGATAAACTGTCAGAGAGAATAGAACGTATAGAAGGGCTGATAGATGAAGGTATGGGTGGATGTCCCTGTGGATGTTGATCGTGACATTCATTATGCTCAAGGTAATATGGGATGTAGATCAATATGCATTTCATCATTGATGTTTGCATATAAGGTATACCGACAAGATATCCAGCATCTATTCTGAAAAGAGGGAAAGCAAGTGGGAAAGAACGGTACAAACCAGCAGTATTCAGACCTTATGGCCTGGACTCAGAAATGCGAGATGCGAGACAGAAATCAAGGAGCAGTCACGCTGCTTTTAAGAGTATCAATAATTCCATTCTTGTCCCCTTTCCCCACTCCATTTCCATTGACCTTCTTGGTTGCTGCTCCACGAAGAGCCTCACCTAcccaaccttccttctccaactGTCTTTCCATCGCTACGATCTCAGCTCCAACAGCTCTGCAATGTTCTTTAGTCGATTCGGGACAAAGTGCTAAGGGTTTTCGAGCCAGGATCGAGTCGGAGGGGTAAGAGTTGGCCCATGAAGTCATGAACTATTCGAAACAATACGCATAGTCCGGATCAGCCTTTCATTCTGCATCCGAGTGAATTTCAAACGAGGAGGATTTGTTGTAATGAATGGAGGGCAAGACCCACCTTAGTACCTAATATAGCACCTTTACCCATCCCCCATTCAGCTTGACTGATCGCCCCAGCATACTTGAGTGCCTCTTcctgtcttccttctttggCCAATTCGAATGCCTTGGCACAGACTCTGGGAGCAACATTCGCCATACCTGTGATAGCTCCCTGACCACCTACTGCTAGTGCTCCTAGCAGATAGTCGGTCGCTCCCCCTAGGATGGTGAATGGGGCTGATGTCATCAAAAAGTCAGTATGAGTCATTACTAATTTACAGCACGTTCGGACAatggtatgtatatatcgatgtatatatgatgataCGCTTCGGCTTTGGCACAAATCTTCGAAAAATGACggacactcacatccaaaATCGTTTTGCTTAGCAAAAGCAGTTTCCCTCGCAATCCGACCAACATCATGATCTGTATGTTTCACACCGACGATATTAGGGTGTCTGGCCAATCTGCAGATCAGGTCGGTGTCCATTTGGATGCCACTACATACACCAGGGTATGAGTAGATTATGATTGGGATGGGAGATGCAGAGGCGAGCTATGCGATGATACCATCAATTACTTGCTCATGCCATTCCAGATCAGGTGAGATTGGTAGACTTTTATCTGacataactcacctcttcgaAAAACCCTTGAATCGCATCTACAGTCATAGCAGCAGGATAATAGGATGGGGGCAAGACCAAAGCGAAATCCGCTCCAGCTTCATAAGCGTCTTTACAGAGTTTCAAAGCTTCTCTGGAAGATTGAGCTCCGACTGTACCAGCTATGATAGGTCCGTTGTTACCTGCTTCTCGGAAAGCTTGTTTGGCTGTCGAGATGAGCTAACGAGGTTTggcatcaacatcagcattgGATATTTGTGTTGTTCAGTGTGGTAAGTTGACGGATTTGGGTACAGTCGCAGACTGTACTGTAGgtgatcatcgattcatTCTCCTCTGAACGTTCATGTTTTTTCcattatcatatacattGCAGAGTACCCCAAAATCACACtcactatcttcctctcttcgGATTCTAATGCAACAGCCTCAGCGGTACTACCCTGCACAACCACCCCTGCAATCCCAGACTTGGCTAGGAAAGTCATATGCCTGATATGCAAGTCGACATCCAGATCTTGCTCTGGAGTAGGTTGAAAGAAAGTTACCGTAGGACAGTATATGCCCGGTGGGAGGGTCTTTGGACTATCGGAGATGGCCATTTCGGTTGcggttgatggatgaggtttCTATGGGATATAACAAGAACGAGCTTTAGAGGTGAAGTCGACAATCAATTGTGGTGAGGAGGACAGATAGTCAAGGGCTCAAGTGTATTTATCATAGCTAGAAACATCAGCTAATCCTGACTTGTCACTGCTAGCACTGGAAGCTAAGATATCTCGAGCTCGAGCTCATCGGCAACGGGCCGTACCGCATTCAGGTCCCAGCCCATTCCGATTACAATCACATGTACTCGCTTACCCGCTGATCAATCACATATGCGTTGGGTTGACGTGGTAGACTACGGCGGTAGCTGATAATGTAGCTGAGACAGGCTATTGGCTTGGACATCATCGAAGGAATACATCCTCGTACTATCGGATCTGACCGAAGAGCCGGAACTCTAATTTCGAACAGATTCGGCCGGACCGAATCCCAAGCCGAAGTCATGTATGCATTGGGTCTGCTCAATAACAAAACAGCGAGGAGCATAAGTACTCGATGCGAGAGATGTGCGGAGTGGTAAATAAGTTGTCAGTCGCTTTAGGACCGCACCTGATTCCAGCTTGAAGTGCTGAGTTGATCTGAACGAGTATTCTGTAGAATCGAGTGATTAGATTGATAGGCGTTGATATACATCTCTTGAAAAAACAACACCCACATCAAGAATCTACTAATTCTACCACACTATCGAGCAGACATGCACACAGACACTAATCTTTAGATACCATATCCAAgtccttctcctctcccaCCCTTGcaccttgttcctcttctttcaaagcCCTCTCCAGAATTTCAAATGCCCTACCAACCTCTTCAAACTTATTATACAACACCACAGGACTCAGCCTAATAACATTAGGATACCTTTCATCACCCActaaaccatctttcaacaaCCTTGAGAATACCCGGGGCATCACACCTTGATTCTCAGGTAAGAGGGATACGGAAAGTTGGGTTCCCCTATATGGATACTTCGGTGTCAAAATCTTGAATCCCACCTTACCCTCAGGGGGGTTATGGTATTTACTTGACTTGAGGAGTTTTTCAAGTGTACCAGTGAggtttttgcttttttcAAGCATGTTGGTAAATCCGACTTTATCGATTAATTGTAGAGTAGCGAGAAGGGGAATAGAGGAGAAGACGGGTGTACAGGAATGTTGATAGCCTTTTGCTCCTGGAGTaggggagaaggaaggtaacATTTGGAATCGAGTGGCTGAGTCATTGCCCCACCATCCAGCGAGGCTAAGAGAATAAACAAATTTCAGTTTCCAGCATATACAGGAATGAGGCATGTTGATATCAAAAAAAGAATATACCACTCACCGTCGTCCACCATCATCTaatccatctttgatatAAAATCCACCTATTCCAGCGGGTCCAGAATTTAAGTATCTGATTAAGTGGAGAATTATCAATCAAGACTGACCTGTGTGATAACAGCAGCAGAAGGATGCGTCGAGATTCAGACTCACTTGTAAGTACACCAAACTGCAAAATCAACATCCCATTCATTCAATTTACATTCCACGTTACCTATCCCATGAGCCATATCTAGACCTAACAGAGCCCCTATCGAGTGGACTTTAGGTGAGATTGAGGCGATGTCAAATAACTGTCCAGTGTAGTACTGTACGAGAGGAAGCCAGACTATGGATATCTGCAATATGCAGTGACCAAATTGTCAATATGGTTTGGTCTACATAGTTGTTTAGTTGTTGGGATGAGTCGTGTCCTCACTGTATCTTTGTTTTCCTCTATGACTCTCAAGATATCCTCTGTCCTCAAggtatcttcaccttccctaGGCTCTAAGCCGATGATCGCTTCGTCTATCTGCTCTTGGGAAAGAACGGCTTCATGTAATttgggatgagaatggacTGCGTACTGCATGTCACAATCaattatcagcttgttgtCAACGTACATGCAAGAGGATATCCCATGAAATCTAACACAGTAAAGCGCAATCCAATAAGTAGAGTCATCACTTACCCAATCACTGGGGAAACTACCTTTTTCAATCAcaatcttccatctctgCTTTGTCGGACGATAAAAGCTCGTAAATAAATTATGCATATTGCTCGTCAATGTTGAACTATGCGCAACTTCACTTTCTTTCGCCCCAACAATTTTAGCCAGATGAGGTGTGAGAGGTTCATCGACATGTTTCCAAGGTCTTTTGTGAGGATGGTTGAAATGGCCTGTAACGGAGCTATCGAAAAATACATCCTTAGGTAAGCGCAGGACGAGATAGAAAGTTTCGCAGATGGACCCGATGTATAGTCTTCAGTCGATGGATAGGAGGTAGAGGGAAACATAACTTACGATGTACCCCATACATCTAATTCCTCAATCATATGTTGTCTAGCTTTCTTATTCAATAAACCTAAAGAATTTCCACAGAAATAGATAGCTTCGCCATCTGATGAAGCCAGAACATTTAGTTTAGTTAGCGCATCCCTGGATCATGCGATGAAATGCTTGCTCTCTCTGTTGCTTCTTGGTTTGAATAGtactcaccaccttcaccaccacaGGCTCTTATATTAGGAATCTCGAACTCATCTCTCGTCCAGTTTAGCGGATCTCGTTGATCTAATTTGATAAGATCGTCGATGGTAGGGATCTTCGAGCTTGTCATCTTGATGAGTTTCAGCTACACCCTTTTGATCTGACTGAACAGTCCAGTGAGAGAGTATCTTCTTGCTATTCGGTCTGAGAGAATATGATCGATTATCGAATCTCGAATCTCGAATTATCAATATCTACTTCGTatccagcttcagcttcctcttGCATGACGATCAACTCGAGTCCGTCCGCCCATGGCATGACAATTACGTAATTCCCTTTGCTCGGTTATATAACATGAAAACCGGTCATACGAGTACAGTgagatctgatctgatgCACCCCGGTTCTTTCCATCAGTTGACGACCActcatacatctcatcacTTCAAGATCCATCGATCCTTGGATCTCTCAGGCCCAAAAAGCACAATGTCAGAATCAGACCTATTGCCAGGACAGAACCTCGCCCACCTCCTTCCACCATCTTGGAAAACAGAGGTCAGCAGGTGGTACGCTGAAGATACACCTTCCTTCGATTGGGCTGGATTTGTAGTAGGcgaggaagagcagaaggCTATACTTTGGGGAAAGAGCGGGGTGAGTGAGGTCGCCATCCTCATGATGAACACAGCTGTGATATAAAtgagctgagctgatcattggtCAATTGATCGGTGGACAGGGCGTATTGGCTGGTGTACCATTCTTTGACGAAGTGTTCAAACAAGCCGAATGCACGTGAGTAACTTATTAATCTCGAACGAGTTGCAGTGGGCCAAACGTATATaatatagctgatgatgacaatgCGATATAGTGTCGAATGGCTGCTACCTGAAGGATCAGTGATCCCCCCTAATACAAAAACGAAAGTAGCCATAGTTCGTGGAAAAGCTAGACAGTTGTTGTTAGCTGAGAGAGTAGGGTTGAATACTTTGGCAAGATGTAGTGGGATCGCTAGTGTGTGAGTGAGATCATTCCATTGCCTGTATCGTCTATGACCCTTAAGAAGATCAGAGCGATACTGAAGGCAAAAAGTTGAAAATATATCGAATTCGCGAAAGGAgtgatgatatattgattCTAATCTGACTATGTTTCTACAAAAAACAGATCCCGCCGATTCCGTGATTTGGCAAGAGcagaaggatggaaaggtgTAGTTGCGGGAACGAGAAAGACCACACCTGGTTTCAGATTAGTAGAGAAATACGGTATGCTGGTTGGTGGAGTAGATCCTCATCGACATGATTTGTCAAGTATGGTCATGCTGAAAGACAATCATATTTGGGCTACTGGTGAGTAGGGTTGACCGtctctttcttcaattctgTTCGAACCCAGATATTCGTTGGACCTCGTTGTCTCTTCAGTCACAATCCTCTCAACCCTATCACTTAACTGCCATCCCGTAAAAGTGAAGAATATTTCTGACCCATATCACAATACGTAGGCTCAATAACACAAGCTATCAAATCCGTCCGACGAGTTGCCGGATTCTCCCTTTTGGTCAACGTAGAATGCCAGAACTACGAAGA from Kwoniella europaea PYCC6329 chromosome 2, complete sequence encodes:
- a CDS encoding nicotinate-nucleotide diphosphorylase (carboxylating) gives rise to the protein MSESDLLPGQNLAHLLPPSWKTEVSRWYAEDTPSFDWAGFVVGEEEQKAILWGKSGGVLAGVPFFDEVFKQAECTVEWLLPEGSVIPPNTKTKVAIVRGKARQLLLAERVGLNTLARCSGIASVSRRFRDLARAEGWKGVVAGTRKTTPGFRLVEKYGMLVGGVDPHRHDLSSMVMLKDNHIWATGSITQAIKSVRRVAGFSLLVNVECQNYEEANEAIAAGANIVMLDNLLGEELHGAAKRLKEEWKGKREFLIETSGGIVEGGLKARLGPDIDILSTSAVHQSCPHVDFSLKIQPRQKQ
- a CDS encoding kynureninase, giving the protein MTSSKIPTIDDLIKLDQRDPLNWTRDEFEIPNIRACGGEGDGEAIYFCGNSLGLLNKKARQHMIEELDVWGTSSVTGHFNHPHKRPWKHVDEPLTPHLAKIVGAKESEVAHSSTLTSNMHNLFTSFYRPTKQRWKIVIEKGSFPSDWYAVHSHPKLHEAVLSQEQIDEAIIGLEPREGEDTLRTEDILRVIEENKDTISIVWLPLVQYYTGQLFDIASISPKVHSIGALLGLDMAHGIGNVECKLNEWDVDFAVWCTYKYLNSGPAGIGGFYIKDGLDDGGRRLAGWWGNDSATRFQMLPSFSPTPGAKGYQHSCTPVFSSIPLLATLQLIDKVGFTNMLEKSKNLTGTLEKLLKSSKYHNPPEGKVGFKILTPKYPYRGTQLSVSLLPENQGVMPRVFSRLLKDGLVGDERYPNVIRLSPVVLYNKFEEVGRAFEILERALKEEEQGARVGEEKDLDMVSKD